The following coding sequences lie in one Hyphobacterium sp. CCMP332 genomic window:
- a CDS encoding transposase, which yields MSKCKQHAPEFKSKAALEGLKGEETAAELASQFGVHPTMIQLTGLSGLCLLMISPKGTRADIF from the coding sequence ATGTCGAAATGCAAGCAGCATGCGCCTGAGTTCAAGTCGAAGGCGGCGCTGGAGGGTCTGAAGGGCGAGGAGACCGCGGCTGAGCTAGCGAGCCAGTTCGGGGTTCATCCCACGATGATCCAGCTGACCGGTCTGTCAGGCTTATGCCTGCTCATGATCTCGCCTAAGGGCACACGCGCTGACATCTTCTAG
- a CDS encoding DegT/DnrJ/EryC1/StrS aminotransferase family protein, with amino-acid sequence MTQQIAFIDLAAQRQRLKDRLDEAVMKVLDEGHYINGPEVAVLEAELIKFGHAEYGQCCANGTDALVLPLMAWGVRPGDAVFVPSFTFASTAEVVPWLGATPIFVDIDPDTYTMDAEALSAAIEQVVQDGRLKPRAVIAVDLFGQPADYPTLSEISKRHGLKLIADSAQGFGCTLSGHHPLHWADVATISFYPAKPLGGYGDGGALLTNDKALHNVIRSLRDHGAGKVRYEYDRIGMNSRLDTLQAAILLVKLSVFQEEIDLRNRVADRYAAELTSEVKTPKVIEGGISTWAQYTIETDQREALRAHLAERGVPSAVYYPIPLHLQSPYADFPIGPKGMAATEAAAPKVVSLPMHPDMSQADQTQVIKAINSFNG; translated from the coding sequence ATGACCCAACAGATCGCATTCATCGACCTCGCTGCGCAACGCCAACGCCTCAAAGACAGGCTCGATGAGGCTGTGATGAAGGTTCTGGACGAAGGCCATTATATCAACGGCCCTGAGGTCGCGGTGTTGGAAGCCGAACTCATCAAATTTGGTCATGCCGAGTACGGTCAGTGCTGTGCCAATGGAACCGATGCGCTGGTTCTGCCTTTGATGGCGTGGGGTGTGCGTCCCGGGGATGCGGTATTTGTGCCGAGCTTCACCTTCGCCTCCACCGCTGAAGTGGTGCCATGGCTGGGCGCGACACCGATCTTTGTCGATATCGATCCCGATACCTACACTATGGATGCGGAGGCCTTGAGCGCCGCAATCGAGCAGGTTGTTCAAGACGGGCGTTTGAAACCGCGCGCGGTGATCGCCGTAGACCTGTTCGGTCAACCGGCCGATTATCCGACGCTATCTGAAATTTCCAAACGTCATGGCCTGAAACTCATCGCGGATTCCGCACAAGGCTTTGGCTGCACTTTGAGCGGGCACCACCCCTTGCACTGGGCCGATGTTGCCACGATCAGCTTTTATCCGGCCAAGCCATTGGGCGGGTATGGCGATGGCGGGGCCTTGTTGACCAATGACAAGGCGCTGCACAATGTCATCCGCTCATTGCGTGATCACGGCGCAGGCAAGGTGCGCTATGAGTATGACCGCATCGGTATGAACTCTCGCCTCGACACACTTCAGGCGGCCATTCTTCTGGTCAAGCTCTCCGTTTTCCAGGAAGAAATTGATTTGCGTAATCGTGTTGCGGATCGCTATGCTGCAGAACTTACATCCGAGGTCAAAACCCCGAAAGTCATTGAGGGCGGGATTTCAACCTGGGCGCAATACACCATTGAAACCGATCAAAGAGAGGCGCTGCGGGCGCATCTGGCAGAGCGGGGCGTCCCCAGCGCGGTCTATTATCCGATCCCGCTTCACCTGCAGAGCCCTTATGCCGACTTCCCGATTGGCCCCAAGGGTATGGCCGCAACTGAAGCCGCAGCACCCAAAGTGGTGTCCCTGCCCATGCATCCGGATATGAGCCAGGCTGATCAGACGCAAGTGATCAAGGCTATTAACAGCTTTAATGGTTAG
- the glmS gene encoding glutamine--fructose-6-phosphate transaminase (isomerizing), translating to MCGIVGIVATEDVAANLIDGLRRLEYRGYDSAGIAVMTKTGDILRSRAAGKLKNLEKKLLIEPLSGNSGIAHTRWATHGAPNENNAHPHEAGRVHVVHNGIIENFMDLRAGLEAAGRALYSETDTEVIAHLIDAALQEGHAPKIALEMTLKRLEGAFALAIMIHGEDDLLLGARRGGPLVAGLGPQAGYIASDPIALAPFTRDVIYLEEGDYCIVSKSGAQVFDETGSLADRPLHKTDLSTALAERGHYRHFMEKEIHEQAEVVGRTLSTYIDPLTMMPHKIKGVEFSQFDRLIIVACGTAAYAGRIAEYWFERYAGIPTEVDIASEFRYRGAALSGKELALFISQSGETADTLAALRWCKSQGIKTAVLVNTPHSTMAREADIVLPTRAGAEIGVASTKAFTCQLAALASLAVLAGVSRQLLNEETAPDLLRGLMEAPRHLNDALDSEPAIQRIAHEMMHAQTVLYLGRGVYYPLALEGALKLKEISYIHAEGYAAGELKHGPIALLDEGLPVVVIAPKDSLFEKTRSNVEEIVARGASVILISDVEGIARMGSIAAETILMPTTPEIAAPIVASAAIQLLAYHVATAKGTDVDQPRNLAKSVTVE from the coding sequence ATGTGCGGAATTGTAGGCATTGTGGCAACGGAAGACGTTGCTGCAAATCTGATTGATGGCCTGAGACGCTTGGAATATCGCGGTTATGACAGTGCCGGCATCGCGGTGATGACCAAGACCGGCGACATCCTGCGCAGCCGCGCTGCAGGCAAGCTGAAAAACTTGGAGAAAAAGCTTTTAATCGAGCCCTTGTCGGGCAACAGCGGGATCGCTCACACCCGCTGGGCGACCCACGGAGCTCCGAATGAAAATAACGCCCACCCGCACGAGGCTGGACGCGTGCATGTGGTTCATAACGGCATTATTGAAAACTTCATGGATTTGCGCGCTGGACTCGAAGCGGCCGGTCGCGCACTGTACAGCGAAACTGATACCGAGGTGATTGCGCACCTGATTGATGCCGCCTTGCAAGAGGGCCACGCTCCTAAAATCGCCCTTGAGATGACTTTAAAGCGGCTTGAAGGGGCGTTCGCGCTCGCTATCATGATCCATGGTGAGGATGATCTTCTGCTAGGTGCGCGCCGGGGCGGACCCCTTGTCGCGGGGCTCGGGCCGCAAGCGGGGTACATTGCCTCCGACCCGATTGCGCTGGCGCCCTTCACCCGTGATGTGATTTATCTGGAGGAAGGCGATTATTGCATCGTCAGCAAGAGCGGCGCGCAAGTGTTTGACGAAACCGGCAGTCTGGCCGATCGCCCCTTGCATAAAACTGATCTTTCGACCGCGCTCGCTGAACGCGGCCATTATCGCCACTTTATGGAAAAGGAAATCCATGAACAGGCTGAGGTCGTGGGCCGCACATTATCGACTTATATCGACCCTTTGACCATGATGCCGCATAAGATTAAGGGTGTTGAATTCAGCCAGTTTGATCGTTTGATCATCGTGGCCTGTGGCACAGCCGCTTATGCCGGACGCATCGCGGAATACTGGTTTGAGCGCTATGCCGGGATCCCCACCGAAGTCGATATTGCGTCAGAGTTTCGTTATCGCGGCGCAGCTCTAAGCGGCAAGGAATTGGCACTGTTTATATCCCAGTCGGGAGAAACGGCTGACACGCTGGCGGCTCTGCGCTGGTGTAAAAGCCAGGGCATAAAAACGGCTGTTCTGGTCAACACCCCGCATTCTACCATGGCGCGTGAAGCCGATATCGTGCTCCCAACTCGGGCCGGTGCTGAGATCGGTGTGGCGTCGACCAAGGCGTTCACCTGCCAGTTGGCGGCTCTGGCGTCCCTGGCGGTGCTGGCCGGCGTATCGCGCCAGCTTTTGAACGAAGAAACCGCCCCTGACTTATTGCGCGGGCTGATGGAAGCGCCACGCCATCTTAACGACGCGCTGGACTCAGAGCCCGCCATACAGCGCATCGCACATGAGATGATGCACGCCCAGACCGTCTTGTATTTGGGCCGCGGCGTCTATTACCCGCTTGCGCTTGAGGGCGCTCTGAAGCTGAAAGAAATCTCTTACATCCATGCCGAAGGCTATGCGGCCGGAGAGTTGAAACACGGACCCATTGCGCTTCTGGATGAGGGCTTGCCGGTCGTTGTCATCGCACCAAAAGACTCTCTGTTTGAAAAAACCCGCTCGAATGTGGAAGAAATCGTGGCGCGAGGGGCCTCCGTCATCCTGATTTCAGATGTGGAAGGCATTGCGCGCATGGGGTCGATAGCGGCGGAAACCATCCTGATGCCGACAACCCCTGAAATCGCGGCTCCGATCGTGGCCTCCGCGGCGATACAGCTTCTGGCCTATCACGTGGCGACCGCGAAAGGCACCGATGTCGATCAACCGCGCAATCTTGCCAAGTCAGTTACCGTCGAATAG
- a CDS encoding acyltransferase family protein, which translates to MQKQNYFAHIDGLRTLAVGLVVLFHYGLLNMSGGFIGVDVFFVISGFLIIGHINSQLNNGNFSMRSFYMKRYRRLFPALLTVASLVLIFGILIYSPQDLIRFAVSAVYGILSIANFRYIQQDSDYFAEADTLDPFIHYWSLSIEEQFYILAPLALLLAFRLGKTRAIFISLVIIVVLSTAYGEYLARTGDRNLAYFHTAARIGEIAFGGLIALRWESLRALVSRIPEWVNALATVSASVLLVYLAFAYSDNSPFPGLLTVPVMIATGVLILMTDKGQARKLYDNPVMIFIGKISYSIYLVHWPLFVIVTHHFATEFSPWVLAGLATLNIPLALALNRLVENPFRFGFKAKGPHYLALTSPLALLPVACILAITLTQGLPQRLNDEQRVFLADAGDYHRSHYGGVGYPVGAVVRLGNPDYEPQFILVGDSIARHFATGLDEVLAERQMSALAIFRDGCSFLLDYTRIISGNPFTGCDQARELAAETQRATGLPLVITLNWDGYPRTAVDRNGRPHDLTPEEFAESYISALTQEFSNAGQVLVMSSELAFNGRSPIANCLSRPSILGTPCERNFRREFDDINYTPLIQHLRARVQDIPGFDYLDITRLSCFDDACYQFRNGTIYYSDMGHLSQEGSRFVAPRLLGQLSEFTQLRSVPAQVSRIQEFEGTHRDLLTEFDSQTGWQLVQPDQFLAPTSQMIETPQGRIEGFGTYEFRSGELSSGWWRIERCFAITPGTEYEILTNVWLATASVTQESGVDGQTVYAEDDIFVSVDASVAHMGVNSIVRQAHSSAQVLPPASTQNGEGWNEYRIIINTRPETDHILLAFNATDGNGSPQQTGRLRGNAAAVLSDMRVFSEGRFEPAPYEACQSG; encoded by the coding sequence GTGCAGAAGCAAAACTATTTCGCGCACATTGATGGACTGCGTACACTGGCCGTCGGGTTAGTGGTGCTGTTCCACTATGGCCTTTTGAATATGAGCGGAGGCTTCATCGGAGTTGACGTCTTTTTCGTCATCTCCGGCTTCCTGATCATCGGCCACATCAATAGCCAGCTTAATAATGGCAACTTCTCCATGCGCAGCTTCTACATGAAGCGCTATCGCAGGCTGTTTCCTGCCCTGTTGACGGTCGCCAGCCTGGTGCTGATTTTCGGCATTCTTATCTACTCCCCGCAAGACCTGATCCGGTTTGCTGTCAGCGCGGTCTACGGCATTTTATCGATTGCGAACTTTCGCTACATTCAACAGGACTCTGATTATTTCGCCGAAGCCGACACTCTCGATCCCTTCATCCATTACTGGTCGCTGTCTATTGAGGAGCAGTTCTACATCCTCGCGCCTCTGGCTCTGCTGCTGGCTTTCCGGCTTGGCAAGACCCGCGCCATCTTTATCAGCCTTGTGATCATTGTCGTTCTCAGCACGGCTTATGGTGAGTATCTGGCACGCACTGGCGATCGCAATCTGGCCTATTTCCACACCGCGGCCCGAATTGGCGAGATCGCCTTCGGTGGCTTGATAGCCTTACGATGGGAAAGTCTCAGAGCGCTTGTCAGCCGTATTCCGGAATGGGTAAATGCCCTGGCGACTGTCAGCGCGAGCGTGTTGCTGGTTTATCTGGCGTTTGCCTACTCGGACAACTCCCCCTTCCCGGGCCTGTTGACCGTTCCTGTCATGATCGCAACGGGTGTGCTGATCTTGATGACTGACAAGGGTCAGGCACGCAAACTCTACGATAATCCGGTGATGATTTTCATCGGCAAGATTTCCTATTCAATCTATCTGGTCCACTGGCCGCTGTTTGTGATTGTGACCCATCATTTCGCCACTGAGTTCAGTCCCTGGGTTCTGGCAGGACTGGCCACCTTGAACATACCTCTGGCTCTGGCCCTGAACCGGTTGGTGGAAAATCCTTTCCGCTTTGGTTTTAAAGCCAAAGGGCCCCACTATCTGGCCCTGACATCCCCGCTGGCGCTGCTGCCTGTTGCCTGCATTCTGGCGATCACCCTCACACAGGGCCTGCCACAGCGCCTGAATGACGAGCAGCGTGTCTTCCTCGCCGATGCCGGGGATTATCACAGATCCCATTACGGGGGCGTAGGATATCCGGTAGGGGCCGTCGTCCGGTTGGGCAATCCTGACTACGAACCACAATTCATCTTGGTTGGGGATAGTATCGCCCGACATTTTGCCACAGGACTTGATGAAGTTCTGGCAGAAAGGCAGATGTCAGCTTTGGCGATTTTCCGTGACGGCTGTTCTTTCCTCCTTGATTACACACGCATAATTTCCGGCAATCCATTCACCGGCTGTGATCAGGCGCGTGAACTCGCAGCCGAAACTCAGCGAGCCACAGGTCTGCCCTTGGTCATCACACTGAATTGGGATGGCTATCCACGCACGGCTGTTGACCGCAATGGCCGACCTCATGACCTTACCCCTGAAGAATTCGCAGAGTCCTATATCAGCGCCTTGACACAGGAATTTTCTAATGCCGGGCAAGTCTTGGTCATGTCCAGTGAACTGGCCTTCAATGGCAGGTCTCCGATTGCGAATTGTCTGTCTCGTCCCAGCATTTTAGGCACGCCGTGTGAGAGAAACTTCCGACGTGAATTTGATGACATTAACTACACCCCCCTCATCCAGCATTTACGCGCGCGTGTTCAGGACATTCCCGGTTTTGACTATCTCGACATCACCCGTCTATCCTGTTTTGACGATGCCTGCTACCAGTTCAGAAATGGCACAATATACTACTCTGACATGGGTCACCTTTCTCAAGAGGGCTCTCGATTTGTGGCCCCGCGGCTGCTTGGGCAATTGTCCGAGTTCACCCAATTACGGTCTGTCCCTGCCCAAGTATCCCGGATACAGGAGTTTGAGGGCACACATCGTGATCTACTCACAGAATTCGATTCTCAAACAGGCTGGCAGCTGGTTCAGCCGGATCAATTCCTTGCTCCCACATCACAAATGATCGAAACCCCGCAGGGACGCATTGAAGGTTTTGGCACTTATGAGTTCCGGTCAGGAGAATTGTCCAGCGGCTGGTGGCGGATTGAACGGTGTTTCGCGATCACCCCAGGCACGGAGTACGAAATTCTGACCAATGTCTGGCTTGCAACGGCAAGTGTTACTCAGGAAAGCGGTGTGGACGGCCAGACGGTCTATGCTGAAGATGATATCTTCGTCTCTGTGGATGCCTCGGTCGCGCACATGGGAGTGAACAGCATTGTGAGACAAGCCCATTCATCGGCTCAGGTTTTACCACCCGCAAGCACACAGAATGGCGAAGGCTGGAATGAATACCGCATTATCATCAATACCCGTCCAGAGACAGACCATATCCTCCTTGCCTTTAATGCCACGGATGGAAATGGATCGCCTCAGCAAACAGGACGGCTAAGAGGCAATGCCGCAGCTGTCCTGTCTGATATGCGCGTATTTAGTGAGGGACGGTTCGAGCCTGCGCCTTATGAAGCCTGCCAGTCAGGTTGA
- a CDS encoding acyltransferase, whose product MQYLYLDQDMRLEEATELLEGGIRLGEQAHLRAGSVLYCGLDLGAHFQTGHHVTLRGPLQAGAHVSIGTSCVLEGHIEIGNRVKIASQCVLGSHTRIGSRVFIGPGVMMTNDRLPLKQRDRYRPEGPHLEDGVTIGAGSVLLPGIMIGKGSFVAAGSVVVKDVPPDMLAKGNPARFEPLPDHLKEDNQALSWPDPDSA is encoded by the coding sequence ATGCAGTACCTCTATCTTGATCAGGACATGCGCCTGGAAGAGGCCACCGAGCTTCTCGAAGGCGGCATCCGGCTGGGCGAGCAAGCACACTTGCGCGCTGGGAGCGTGCTCTATTGCGGACTGGATCTGGGAGCACATTTCCAGACCGGTCATCATGTAACTTTGCGCGGACCGCTGCAGGCGGGCGCGCACGTCTCCATCGGCACGTCCTGTGTGCTTGAGGGCCATATCGAGATTGGCAACCGGGTCAAGATCGCCTCTCAATGTGTGCTGGGGTCTCATACCCGTATCGGCTCGCGTGTCTTCATCGGCCCCGGCGTTATGATGACCAATGACCGCCTGCCGCTGAAACAGCGCGATCGCTATCGCCCTGAAGGTCCGCACTTGGAAGACGGTGTTACCATAGGTGCAGGCAGCGTACTCCTGCCGGGCATCATGATCGGCAAAGGCAGCTTTGTCGCCGCGGGCAGTGTGGTGGTTAAAGATGTCCCGCCGGACATGCTCGCCAAGGGCAATCCCGCTCGGTTCGAACCACTTCCCGATCACCTGAAGGAAGACAACCAGGCACTGAGCTGGCCAGATCCCGACTCAGCGTAG
- a CDS encoding glycosyltransferase, giving the protein MANIALFTLGDPTKEGGVQISTARLANFLAETGHRVTYWTHFNIAKDEFAQELDIDVDVINYRLIDTPPARQKIQDLADEYAINIAIIINSSQAAGLVVSALKPMGIPTVISERGGPEIIKRLNWQTDRQREFVHRLATHSHVLMPSYRKSFPEADRENITVIPSAVEYDQQPPLLNKKQKVVLYVGRFSAEKGVDVLIEGFSRSGIHKQGWKLYLVGHGPDEAKLAAQAKTLDGTEAIRFMGSKTPEQVNEYYRLVPIFVLPSYSEGCPLALREALGSGCASIGFSDCSGTNEIIIDKFNGRLVEPGEDRAGALADTLQEIIQDPTQIRYMRINGLSAKNQYDISVVHGKWSELIEKVLEKQSSDKREKGARWRFPLSYAYWKRTQITREMLSFSIRDRFRALMMGPSKALLYRKLFGTALFSFRVYRDQHEESRRDCLLDFILSGRRYQVEPWLRGLPGLEGPVTGAEMGALIDQYRSDEDPESLIALLPPGRRAMLKEELAWLETGLDKPTWSLLVSSFIDRMIGPRWARRALR; this is encoded by the coding sequence ATGGCGAATATTGCCCTCTTCACGCTCGGCGATCCAACAAAGGAAGGCGGGGTCCAGATCTCGACGGCCAGGCTGGCAAATTTTCTTGCCGAGACTGGCCATCGGGTTACCTACTGGACGCATTTCAACATAGCCAAGGACGAGTTCGCCCAGGAACTCGATATTGATGTAGACGTCATCAATTATCGCTTGATAGATACACCGCCAGCCCGGCAGAAAATCCAGGACCTGGCTGACGAATACGCCATCAACATTGCGATCATAATTAATAGCTCGCAGGCCGCAGGACTGGTTGTCTCGGCGCTTAAGCCCATGGGTATTCCAACCGTTATTTCAGAACGTGGCGGTCCGGAAATAATCAAACGTCTGAACTGGCAAACGGATCGTCAGCGCGAGTTTGTTCATCGTCTCGCAACCCATTCTCACGTCTTGATGCCGAGCTATCGGAAAAGTTTCCCTGAGGCTGATCGCGAGAATATTACGGTGATCCCCAGTGCGGTTGAGTATGATCAGCAACCGCCACTGTTGAACAAGAAGCAGAAAGTGGTGCTTTATGTCGGGCGTTTTTCTGCGGAGAAGGGTGTGGATGTCCTGATCGAGGGGTTTTCCCGCTCCGGAATTCATAAACAGGGCTGGAAGCTGTATCTGGTTGGCCATGGCCCGGACGAGGCCAAGCTGGCAGCACAGGCAAAGACCCTGGACGGAACTGAGGCGATCCGCTTCATGGGGTCCAAAACGCCTGAGCAGGTCAATGAATATTATCGGCTCGTGCCCATCTTCGTGCTCCCGTCCTATAGTGAGGGGTGTCCATTGGCGCTGCGGGAAGCTTTGGGCTCAGGCTGCGCGTCTATTGGCTTTTCTGATTGCAGCGGCACGAATGAAATCATTATCGACAAGTTCAATGGCCGCTTGGTGGAGCCGGGTGAGGATCGTGCGGGCGCTCTTGCCGATACCCTTCAAGAAATAATCCAAGACCCCACACAGATCCGCTATATGCGGATCAACGGGCTGTCAGCGAAGAACCAGTACGATATCTCTGTTGTCCATGGCAAATGGTCTGAACTTATTGAAAAAGTGTTGGAAAAGCAGTCATCTGATAAACGCGAAAAGGGTGCACGCTGGCGCTTCCCTCTGTCGTATGCCTATTGGAAACGTACTCAGATTACCCGTGAGATGCTCAGCTTCTCAATTCGGGATCGCTTCAGGGCTCTGATGATGGGCCCATCCAAAGCTCTGCTCTATCGTAAGCTCTTCGGCACGGCGCTGTTTAGTTTCCGGGTGTATCGTGATCAGCATGAGGAATCCCGACGGGATTGTCTGCTGGATTTCATTCTCTCAGGTCGCCGCTACCAGGTGGAGCCCTGGCTGCGAGGTTTGCCTGGACTGGAAGGTCCGGTCACCGGGGCTGAAATGGGCGCGCTTATTGACCAGTATCGCAGCGATGAAGACCCTGAGAGCCTGATTGCCCTGCTTCCTCCGGGACGACGGGCCATGCTGAAAGAGGAACTGGCCTGGCTGGAAACGGGTCTGGACAAGCCGACTTGGTCGCTTCTGGTTTCATCCTTCATCGACCGGATGATCGGGCCGCGATGGGCCCGCCGCGCTCTACGCTGA
- a CDS encoding ABC transporter ATP-binding protein — protein sequence MIHAEEMTLCMPTGRGLRRVLGPPRTILDRLSFRIADGECVGVIGPNGSGKSTLLRVIAGILRPDGGKLDNDASDDVSILAPGAAFDARSTGRENLFRSAVFQGKTFTEARKVQDSIIDFSEIGDYIDEPVATYSSGMKARLGFAMAIHLPTKVLCIDESLSAGDMRFRKKAADAIARLIGDGRTAIIVSHNENTICDLCNRVLVLNQGRLVYEGEPKEGFRVYKTLKATAPRLNQANPNVALPGREQTF from the coding sequence ATGATCCATGCAGAGGAAATGACGCTTTGCATGCCTACGGGTCGGGGGCTGCGCCGGGTTCTGGGTCCGCCGAGAACGATTCTCGATCGACTTTCCTTCCGCATTGCGGATGGGGAATGCGTTGGCGTTATCGGCCCTAACGGAAGTGGTAAATCTACGCTGTTGCGGGTCATCGCGGGCATTCTGCGCCCTGATGGCGGTAAGCTGGACAACGATGCCAGTGATGATGTTTCGATCCTGGCACCAGGAGCGGCCTTTGATGCACGCTCGACCGGACGTGAGAATTTGTTCCGCTCGGCTGTTTTTCAGGGAAAAACTTTCACTGAGGCGCGCAAGGTTCAGGACTCCATAATCGATTTTTCCGAGATTGGCGATTATATTGACGAACCGGTTGCGACGTACTCATCGGGGATGAAAGCCCGACTGGGCTTTGCCATGGCCATTCATCTACCGACCAAGGTGCTTTGCATTGATGAATCCCTGTCGGCCGGTGATATGCGCTTCCGGAAAAAGGCGGCGGATGCTATTGCCCGTCTTATCGGAGATGGCCGTACCGCGATTATTGTCTCCCACAATGAAAACACGATCTGTGATTTGTGCAATCGCGTCCTTGTCCTTAATCAGGGCCGTCTCGTCTATGAAGGTGAACCCAAGGAAGGTTTCCGGGTCTACAAGACACTGAAAGCCACAGCGCCGCGACTTAATCAGGCCAATCCGAATGTGGCTCTGCCCGGGCGCGAACAGACCTTTTAA
- a CDS encoding ABC transporter permease — protein sequence MLAQAITFSWRVSIEDLRQEISRYSLSFAWWFIDPVAYCVIFWLLRSVVLSRLETNAVPFLLVGLLWWRLFSSIVMEVSQATNRHAQLARRLNVPLLSLSIAPLISNSLKFAISLIIIIPLWIYFYEVPIVNLLHMAILFITTLMMSWTLGAAIMLLAPVFPDVRLVMTHILRAIFMLSGIFYSIANIEIAYRSILALIPSTAIIDHIRHTLLGTTLSIEGIGPSIWVLFLASAAVMIIGMLAVRASQQRLLKLYL from the coding sequence ATGCTAGCTCAGGCTATCACTTTTTCTTGGAGAGTTTCCATTGAAGACCTGCGCCAGGAAATTTCCCGGTATAGCCTGTCGTTTGCGTGGTGGTTTATCGACCCCGTCGCGTACTGCGTTATTTTTTGGTTACTCCGTTCAGTTGTTCTCAGTCGGCTGGAAACCAATGCGGTTCCGTTTCTGCTTGTGGGTCTTTTGTGGTGGCGTTTGTTCTCTTCCATTGTGATGGAAGTTTCTCAAGCGACAAACAGGCATGCGCAGCTGGCACGCAGATTGAACGTTCCCCTCTTGAGCCTGTCAATAGCTCCCCTGATTTCCAATTCGCTCAAGTTCGCTATCTCTTTGATAATTATAATACCACTCTGGATTTACTTTTATGAAGTACCGATTGTTAATCTTCTGCATATGGCCATTCTGTTTATCACGACCTTGATGATGTCCTGGACCCTAGGGGCAGCCATCATGCTCCTGGCGCCGGTTTTTCCCGATGTGCGTCTGGTGATGACACATATCCTGCGCGCGATTTTCATGCTCTCAGGTATTTTCTATTCCATCGCTAATATCGAAATCGCCTATCGCAGCATTCTTGCGCTGATTCCGTCCACCGCGATCATTGATCATATTCGCCATACTCTGTTGGGAACGACCCTCTCTATTGAAGGGATCGGTCCCAGCATCTGGGTTCTGTTCCTGGCCTCTGCAGCGGTTATGATTATCGGCATGTTAGCTGTGCGCGCCTCGCAGCAACGATTGCTCAAGCTTTATCTGTAG
- a CDS encoding glycosyltransferase family 4 protein, translating into MSDLSNSEKTYACLIAVHAVKIWDVLLDKILQDIREQVPGNVIWLGVNVPDDILRRAEQMQINLVSVSASYGNLSQILNALSTELEDHPVDGLFNVMGGERACGWVLQRLARKLKVPFVLRVSGNDFAVRRLRRDANTDNWKSRLFWWYNRQRMLSAADGIWVMSDAEAERIKFTLPFKSNIFVGPRGIHIPEQSWAPTGNARPRVITIGRMSAEKSPDLIFKLARQHPGWDFVWIGDHQISHPLPDYKNFRWTKYLDGAAIESELRQSDVFLLPSKSDAMPQALLEALAVGVPSIVSRQIEMPKIEKYRPFIQVSYSADRYSEVLQNLLGDKDKQLALSHAAKRYVDEVMSQERLASSVRKRLHDIYQY; encoded by the coding sequence ATGTCTGATCTTTCGAATTCTGAGAAAACATACGCTTGTCTAATTGCCGTTCACGCGGTGAAAATCTGGGATGTGCTTCTCGATAAAATACTTCAAGACATTCGCGAGCAAGTCCCCGGTAATGTGATCTGGCTGGGGGTAAATGTCCCTGATGACATTCTTCGCCGCGCCGAACAGATGCAGATTAATCTTGTTAGCGTATCTGCCAGCTATGGAAATCTAAGTCAAATACTCAACGCCCTGTCTACTGAGCTGGAAGATCACCCCGTTGATGGGCTGTTCAATGTGATGGGAGGAGAGCGCGCCTGCGGATGGGTTTTGCAAAGGCTGGCCAGAAAACTCAAAGTGCCTTTTGTGCTCCGTGTCTCCGGCAATGATTTTGCGGTTCGCAGGCTGCGACGGGATGCAAACACAGACAACTGGAAGAGCCGGCTTTTCTGGTGGTATAATCGTCAGCGCATGCTCTCCGCAGCAGATGGTATTTGGGTCATGTCGGACGCCGAAGCTGAGCGGATAAAGTTCACCCTGCCCTTCAAGAGCAATATATTTGTCGGCCCGCGCGGCATCCATATCCCGGAACAAAGCTGGGCGCCAACAGGCAATGCCCGGCCCCGGGTAATCACGATCGGACGCATGTCGGCGGAAAAATCACCTGACCTCATCTTTAAGCTGGCGCGCCAGCACCCTGGGTGGGACTTTGTCTGGATCGGGGACCATCAGATTTCCCACCCCCTGCCTGATTATAAAAATTTCCGCTGGACGAAGTATCTCGACGGCGCCGCCATTGAGTCCGAGCTGCGTCAATCAGATGTGTTCTTGCTCCCGTCTAAGTCCGATGCCATGCCTCAAGCCCTTCTGGAGGCTTTGGCGGTGGGCGTGCCCAGCATTGTCTCTCGCCAGATTGAGATGCCAAAAATCGAAAAATATCGACCCTTTATCCAGGTCAGCTATTCTGCTGACCGTTATTCTGAAGTTTTACAAAACTTACTGGGTGACAAGGACAAGCAGCTTGCGTTATCTCACGCGGCGAAACGCTATGTGGATGAAGTCATGAGCCAGGAACGACTTGCGTCATCGGTACGCAAACGCCTGCATGACATCTATCAATACTAA